DNA sequence from the Sulfurimonas sp. HSL3-7 genome:
AACCTCAGAACGCCATCCTGGTCATCACGGGCGATATCGAGCCGAAAGAGGCCTTTGCCAAAGCGGAGAAAGAGTTCGGCAAGATCAAGAACAGCACCGATATTCCTGAGGTCAAATTCGTCGAGCCGAAACAGGACGGTCCTAAGCGTGTGATGATCTACAAAGAGAGCGAAGTGGAGATGGTCGCCATTACTTTCCGTATTCCTGACTATTTGCATCCGGACCAGCCGAAGCTCTCTGCCATCTCGGAAATGCTCAGTGCCGGCAAAAGCTCTCGCCTCTACGAAGAGCTTGTGGACAAAAAACAGCTGGTCAACCAGATCTATGCCTACAACATGGAGAACATTGATCCGGGCCTCTTCATCTTCCTTGCCTCGTGTAACCCGGGGGTTACAGCCGAGACCGTCGAAAAAGAGCTGATCGCGCAGATCGAGCGCATCAAGAAAGAAAAGGTGAGCAAAGAGGAGCTTGAAAAGATCAAGATCAGCACCAAAGCCGACTTTATCTTCTCACTGGACAGTTCATCGTCTGTCGCTGATCTTTTCGGCGGCTACCTTGCCCGCGGTTCCATCGAACCTCTGTTGAACTATGAAGACGCTATCAACGCGTTGAGTGCAAAAGATATTCAGGAAACAGCAAACAAATATTTTGATTTTACACAGTCAACGACAGTTATATTAAGAAAAGGTGAATAATATGAATATTGTTACAGGTGCGACAACAGCACTCATCACACCGTTCAAAAACGGACAACTTGACGAAGCGACCTATGCAAAACTGATCGAACGGCAGATCGCCAACGGTATCGACGCGGTCTGCCCGGTCGGGACGACGGGCGAGAGCGCAACACTGACCCATGACGAGCATAAACGCTGTATCGAGATTGCCGTTGAAGTGTGCAAGGGGACAACAGCCAAGGTCCTTGCCGGTTCAGGTTCAAACGCCACAGCCGAAGCGATCGAGATCGCCAAGCATGCGCAAAAAAGCGGTGTAGACGCCATCTTCTCCGTCAGTCCCTACTACAACAAACCCTCTCAGGAGGGGCTCTATCAGCACTACAAGGCGATCGCCGACGCGGTAGCAGACCTGCCGTTCATGCTCTACAACGTACCGGGCCGTACCGGTGTCGATATCAGTGCCGATACGACAATCCGTCTTTTTGATGACTGCGCCAACATCTATGGCGTCAAAGAGGCGACGGGGAGTCTTGAAAGAACAGTCGAGCTGCTTTCCCGCCGTCCCGGTCTAGCCGTATTCAGCGGTGACGATGCCATCGACTACCCTATCCTCGCCAACGGCGGTATGGGGATTACCTCGGTCACGGCGAACCTGTTGCCGGATCTTAAAAGCGAGCTTGTACACAATGCTTTGGAGGGTGATTACAAAGGGGCAAAAGAGATCAATGATCTGCTCTTCCCGATCAACAAAGTGCTTTTCTGCGAATCGAATCCTATTCCGATCAAAGCTGCGATGTACATCGCCGGCCTGACTGAGACGCTTGAGTACCGTCTTCCATTGGTACCGCCAAGCAGCAGGCATATGAAAATGATCGAAGAGATTATGAAAAACTACACTATCAAAGGAATGAATTAATGCAGGGAAAAACTTTATTTGTCAGCGGTGGAACACGCGGGATCGGTAAAGCGATCGTCTACGCTTTTGCGGAAAAAGGGTGCAACGTCGCCTTTACCTATGCAACTAATGCCGATACGGCGAACGAGATCATTGCCGACGTTGAAGCAAAGTTCGGTATCAAAGCGCGTGCCTACAAACTGGACATCCTTCAGCCGGATACCTACAAAGATGTCTACAAGCTTTTTGACGAGGATTTTGACCGTCTGGACTACTTCATCTCCAACGCAATCATCTCGGGCCGTGCCGTCGTCGGCGGGTTCGGCCCGTTCATGCGTCTCAAGCCCAAAGGGCTTAACAACATCTGGACAGCCACGGTAGACGCCTTTGTCGTC
Encoded proteins:
- a CDS encoding pitrilysin family protein; translated protein: MATSLPKYETKTLKNGLEVVVIPMHNNTQVISSDIFYKVGSRNEIMGKTGIAHMLEHMNFKSSENLKAGQFDEEVKSIGGLSNASTGFDYTHYFIKSSTENLTKSLSLFAELMQNLKLKDEEFQPERDVVTEERRWRTDNNPLGYLYFRMFNNAYLYHSYHWTPIGFMNDIRTWTLEDIRSFHKTYYQPQNAILVITGDIEPKEAFAKAEKEFGKIKNSTDIPEVKFVEPKQDGPKRVMIYKESEVEMVAITFRIPDYLHPDQPKLSAISEMLSAGKSSRLYEELVDKKQLVNQIYAYNMENIDPGLFIFLASCNPGVTAETVEKELIAQIERIKKEKVSKEELEKIKISTKADFIFSLDSSSSVADLFGGYLARGSIEPLLNYEDAINALSAKDIQETANKYFDFTQSTTVILRKGE
- the dapA gene encoding 4-hydroxy-tetrahydrodipicolinate synthase, yielding MNIVTGATTALITPFKNGQLDEATYAKLIERQIANGIDAVCPVGTTGESATLTHDEHKRCIEIAVEVCKGTTAKVLAGSGSNATAEAIEIAKHAQKSGVDAIFSVSPYYNKPSQEGLYQHYKAIADAVADLPFMLYNVPGRTGVDISADTTIRLFDDCANIYGVKEATGSLERTVELLSRRPGLAVFSGDDAIDYPILANGGMGITSVTANLLPDLKSELVHNALEGDYKGAKEINDLLFPINKVLFCESNPIPIKAAMYIAGLTETLEYRLPLVPPSSRHMKMIEEIMKNYTIKGMN